Proteins encoded within one genomic window of Streptomyces kaniharaensis:
- a CDS encoding YbjQ family protein, which yields MADINEYGGGQGPNADVLVVTTNDIPGFRVDHVIGEVFGLTVRSRHIGSQIGAGLKSLVGGELKGLTKTLVESRNEAMQRLVEQTRARGGNAVLMMRFDVTDAADAGTEVCAYGTAVVISPAA from the coding sequence ATGGCTGACATCAACGAGTACGGCGGCGGGCAGGGCCCGAACGCCGACGTCCTGGTCGTGACCACCAACGACATCCCCGGATTCCGGGTCGACCACGTGATCGGCGAGGTGTTCGGCCTGACCGTGCGCAGCCGGCACATCGGCAGCCAGATCGGCGCCGGGTTGAAGTCGCTGGTCGGCGGCGAGCTGAAGGGTCTGACGAAGACCCTGGTGGAGAGCCGGAACGAGGCGATGCAGCGGCTGGTCGAGCAGACCCGGGCGCGTGGCGGAAACGCGGTGCTGATGATGCGCTTCGACGTGACGGACGCGGCGGACGCGGGTACGGAGGTCTGCGCGTACGGCACGGCCGTGGTGATCTCCCCGGCCGCCTGA
- a CDS encoding aminoacyl-tRNA hydrolase encodes MTSPFDAPAAGSASVSAPDSVPAPAPAPAPDDRDAREQYVLPLVVRLERATPPGRTDALETSARAVLTLLADPRVTEPDGEWAERVAAWEDARIRKVVRRARGGEWRRAGELPGITVRGREAEVRVFPPVPLDGWPKDLAKLQVSGTDLEETAELGAPEPGVPVLWLNPELEMSAGKTMAQTGHAAQLAWWRLDEAQRKEWAETGFALAVRTPAPEVWAELEVSGLPVVRDAGFTEIAPGSCTVIAEHPGLR; translated from the coding sequence GTGACTTCTCCGTTCGATGCGCCGGCCGCCGGCTCCGCTTCCGTTTCCGCTCCCGATTCTGTTCCTGCCCCCGCTCCCGCTCCCGCTCCCGATGACCGCGATGCGCGGGAGCAGTACGTACTGCCGCTGGTCGTGCGGCTGGAGCGGGCCACGCCGCCCGGGCGGACGGACGCACTGGAGACGTCGGCCCGGGCGGTCCTCACGCTGCTGGCCGACCCGCGGGTCACCGAGCCGGACGGCGAGTGGGCCGAGCGGGTCGCTGCCTGGGAGGACGCCCGCATCCGCAAGGTGGTCCGGCGAGCCCGGGGCGGGGAGTGGCGGCGCGCGGGCGAATTGCCGGGGATCACCGTGCGGGGGCGGGAGGCCGAGGTACGGGTGTTCCCGCCGGTCCCGCTGGACGGCTGGCCGAAGGACCTCGCCAAGCTCCAGGTCTCCGGGACGGACCTGGAGGAGACCGCCGAGCTCGGGGCCCCCGAGCCAGGTGTCCCGGTGCTCTGGCTCAACCCGGAGCTGGAGATGAGCGCCGGCAAGACGATGGCCCAGACCGGCCACGCCGCCCAGCTCGCCTGGTGGCGGCTGGACGAGGCGCAGCGCAAGGAGTGGGCGGAGACCGGATTCGCGCTCGCGGTCCGGACGCCTGCGCCGGAGGTGTGGGCGGAGCTTGAAGTGAGCGGTCTGCCGGTGGTCCGGGACGCGGGCTTCACCGAGATCGCGCCGGGGAGCTGCACGGTGATCGCGGAGCACCCGGGGCTGCGGTAG